One Rhizobiales bacterium GAS188 DNA window includes the following coding sequences:
- a CDS encoding RraA famliy — translation MPIGFQIHQAPKRPAPDLVAQFRDIVTAHVSDNMSRICGALGLRRYNQRGKLVGVALTVKVRAGDNLMIHKALDLAQAGDVLVVDGGGDVSQALVGELMKTYAETQGVVGFVIDGAIRDVAAFVSSDFPCYARGETHKGPYKDGPGEIHVPVSIGGLVINPGDIVIGDEDGVVAVSPSLAPEVLAAARKQAERENKALADIAARRYDRAWVDAALRAKGVLAS, via the coding sequence ATGCCCATCGGCTTTCAGATCCACCAGGCCCCGAAGCGGCCAGCCCCGGACCTCGTCGCGCAATTCCGCGATATCGTGACGGCGCATGTGAGCGACAATATGAGCCGCATCTGCGGGGCTCTCGGGCTGCGCCGCTACAATCAGCGCGGCAAGCTGGTCGGCGTGGCGCTGACCGTGAAGGTCAGGGCGGGCGACAATCTGATGATCCACAAGGCGCTCGATCTTGCCCAGGCCGGCGACGTGCTGGTGGTCGATGGCGGCGGCGATGTCAGCCAGGCGCTGGTCGGGGAGCTGATGAAGACCTATGCGGAGACGCAGGGCGTGGTCGGCTTCGTCATCGACGGGGCGATCCGCGACGTCGCGGCCTTCGTCAGCTCGGACTTCCCCTGCTATGCGCGCGGCGAGACGCATAAGGGGCCCTATAAGGACGGGCCGGGCGAGATCCATGTGCCGGTGAGCATCGGCGGCCTCGTCATCAACCCCGGCGATATCGTGATCGGGGATGAGGACGGCGTCGTCGCGGTCTCGCCTTCTCTCGCGCCCGAGGTGCTGGCCGCGGCGCGCAAGCAGGCCGAGCGCGAGAACAAGGCGCTGGCCGATATCGCGGCGCGGCGCTACGACCGCGCCTGGGTCGATGCGGCCTTGCGCGCCAAGGGCGTGCTGGCGTCCTGA